In a single window of the Pongo abelii isolate AG06213 chromosome 1, NHGRI_mPonAbe1-v2.0_pri, whole genome shotgun sequence genome:
- the RPL5 gene encoding large ribosomal subunit protein uL18 isoform X2 produces MGFVKVVKNKAYFKRYQVKFRRRREGKTDYYARKRLVIQDKNKYNTPKYRMIVRVTNRDIICQIAYARIEGDMIVCAAYAHELPKYGVKVGLTNYAAAYCTGLLLARRLLNRFGMDKIYEGQVEVTGDEYNVESIDGQPGAFTCYLDAGLARTTTGNKVFGALKGAVDGGLSIPHSTKRFPGYDSESKEFNAEVHRKHIMGQNVADYMRYLMEEDEDAYKKQFSQYIKNSVTPDMEEMYKKAHAAIRENPVYEKKPKKEVKKKRWNRPKMSLAQKKDRVAQKKASFLRAQERAAES; encoded by the exons ATG ggGTTTGTTAAAGTTGTTAAGAATAAGGCCTACTTTAAGAGATACCAAGTGAAATTTAGAAGACGACGAG agggTAAAACTGATTATTATGCTCGGAAACGCTTGGTGatacaagataaaaataaatacaacacacCCAAATACAGGATGATAGTTCGTGTAACAAACAGAGATATCATTTGTCAG ATTGCTTATGCCCGTATAGAGGGGGATATGATAGTCTGCGCAGCATATGCACACGAACTGCCAAAATATGGTGTGAAGGTTGGCCTGACAAATTATGCTGCAGCATATTGTACTGGCCTGCTGCTGGCCCGCAGG CTTCTCAATAGGTTTGGCATGGACAAGATCTATGAAGGCCAAGTGGAGGTGACTGGtgatgaatacaatgtggaaagcaTTGATGGTCAGCCAGGTGCCTTCACCTGCTATTTGGATGCAGGCCTTGCCAGGACTACCACTGGCAATAAAGTTTTTGGTGCCCTGAAGGGAGCTGTGGATGGAGGCTTGTCTATCCCTCACAG TACCAAACGATTCCCTGGTTATGATTCTGAAAGCAAGGAATTTAATGCAGAAGTACACCGGAAGCACATCATGGGCCAGAATGTTGCAGATTACATGCGCTACTTAATGGAAGAAGATGAAGATGCTTACAAGAAACAGTTCTCTCAATACATAAAGAACAGCGTAACTCCAGACATGG AGGAGATGTATAAGAAAGCTCATGCTGCTATACGAGAGAATCCAGTCTATGAAAAGAAGCCcaagaaagaagttaaaaagaagaG GTGGAACCGTCCCAAAATGTCCCTTGCTCAGAAGAAGGATCGGGTAGCTCAAAAGAAGGCAAGCTTCCTCAGAGCTCAGGAGCGGGCTGCTGAGAGCTAA
- the RPL5 gene encoding large ribosomal subunit protein uL18 isoform X1, whose product MGFVKVVKNKAYFKRYQVKFRRRREGKTDYYARKRLVIQDKNKYNTPKYRMIVRVTNRDIICQIAYARIEGDMIVCAAYAHELPKYGVKVGLTNYAAAYCTGLLLARRLLNRFGMDKIYEGQVEVTGDEYNVESIDGQPGAFTCYLDAGLARTTTGNKVFGALKGAVDGGLSIPHSTKRFPGYDSESKEFNAEVHRKHIMGQNVADYMRYLMEEDEDAYKKQFSQYIKNSVTPDMMEEMYKKAHAAIRENPVYEKKPKKEVKKKRWNRPKMSLAQKKDRVAQKKASFLRAQERAAES is encoded by the exons ATG ggGTTTGTTAAAGTTGTTAAGAATAAGGCCTACTTTAAGAGATACCAAGTGAAATTTAGAAGACGACGAG agggTAAAACTGATTATTATGCTCGGAAACGCTTGGTGatacaagataaaaataaatacaacacacCCAAATACAGGATGATAGTTCGTGTAACAAACAGAGATATCATTTGTCAG ATTGCTTATGCCCGTATAGAGGGGGATATGATAGTCTGCGCAGCATATGCACACGAACTGCCAAAATATGGTGTGAAGGTTGGCCTGACAAATTATGCTGCAGCATATTGTACTGGCCTGCTGCTGGCCCGCAGG CTTCTCAATAGGTTTGGCATGGACAAGATCTATGAAGGCCAAGTGGAGGTGACTGGtgatgaatacaatgtggaaagcaTTGATGGTCAGCCAGGTGCCTTCACCTGCTATTTGGATGCAGGCCTTGCCAGGACTACCACTGGCAATAAAGTTTTTGGTGCCCTGAAGGGAGCTGTGGATGGAGGCTTGTCTATCCCTCACAG TACCAAACGATTCCCTGGTTATGATTCTGAAAGCAAGGAATTTAATGCAGAAGTACACCGGAAGCACATCATGGGCCAGAATGTTGCAGATTACATGCGCTACTTAATGGAAGAAGATGAAGATGCTTACAAGAAACAGTTCTCTCAATACATAAAGAACAGCGTAACTCCAGACATG ATGGAGGAGATGTATAAGAAAGCTCATGCTGCTATACGAGAGAATCCAGTCTATGAAAAGAAGCCcaagaaagaagttaaaaagaagaG GTGGAACCGTCCCAAAATGTCCCTTGCTCAGAAGAAGGATCGGGTAGCTCAAAAGAAGGCAAGCTTCCTCAGAGCTCAGGAGCGGGCTGCTGAGAGCTAA